A stretch of bacterium DNA encodes these proteins:
- a CDS encoding DEAD/DEAH box helicase gives MSKLRKATLPEQTAPVPVPAPAPPPIESAPASPGRSSRNRRSRRPRAGSGRVREENKEDRPQALPPLPEVPPEAGRTRFLDLDLPPELQAGIAEAEFRYCTPIQEKILPHSLAGKDAAGRAQTGTGKTAAFLITLMADFLKRPRTSAPSGTPRALIMAPTRELALQIEKDARTLGRYTGLRILSVYGGMDYVRQETELRGKPVDIIIATPGRLLDFMGKGAVDLGSVEHLVIDEADRMLDMGFIPDMRRIIRRTPPKDSRQTMLFSATLTPRVARLIGSWTRQPEFVEIEPEQVVVDSIDQVVYITTAREKFKILYNLIESHGLDRVLVFCNRKDRTRRLMESLEEYGINTAMLSGDVPQKKRLSTLEGFRDGRIRVLVATDVASRGLHVEGISHVINFNLPMDAEDYVHRIGRTGRAGEEGISVSFACDEDAFQIPDIEKYIGENLVCREPEEELLKPLPPPVRPRRRTSSPGPGGRPRRSGGPRSRRR, from the coding sequence ATGAGCAAGCTCCGGAAGGCCACTCTTCCGGAACAAACCGCCCCCGTACCCGTTCCGGCCCCCGCGCCGCCGCCGATCGAATCTGCGCCGGCTTCGCCGGGCCGCTCTTCCCGAAACCGCCGTTCCCGGCGCCCCCGCGCCGGTTCCGGCCGGGTACGGGAGGAAAATAAGGAGGACCGGCCCCAGGCTCTCCCCCCTCTGCCCGAAGTGCCCCCGGAGGCGGGGCGGACCCGGTTTCTCGATCTCGATCTGCCTCCGGAACTGCAGGCCGGGATCGCCGAGGCGGAGTTCAGGTACTGTACGCCCATCCAGGAAAAAATTCTGCCCCACTCCCTGGCGGGCAAGGACGCCGCCGGCCGGGCGCAGACGGGAACCGGTAAAACCGCCGCGTTTCTGATCACGCTCATGGCGGATTTCCTCAAACGCCCGAGAACGTCGGCTCCCTCCGGGACGCCCCGGGCGTTGATCATGGCTCCGACCCGGGAACTGGCGCTGCAGATCGAAAAAGACGCCAGGACCTTGGGCAGGTACACCGGGTTGAGGATACTGTCCGTATACGGGGGAATGGATTACGTCCGTCAGGAGACGGAACTGAGGGGAAAACCCGTCGACATCATCATCGCCACCCCCGGACGTCTGCTCGATTTCATGGGAAAGGGTGCGGTCGATCTGGGTTCGGTCGAACACCTGGTCATAGACGAGGCCGACCGGATGCTGGACATGGGGTTCATCCCCGATATGCGCCGGATCATCCGCCGGACGCCGCCCAAGGATTCGCGGCAGACCATGCTCTTTTCGGCCACGCTCACGCCTCGGGTCGCGCGTTTGATCGGGAGTTGGACCCGGCAGCCGGAGTTCGTCGAAATCGAGCCGGAGCAGGTGGTGGTGGATTCCATCGACCAGGTGGTCTACATCACCACCGCGCGGGAAAAGTTCAAGATCCTCTACAACCTGATCGAGTCCCACGGCCTCGACCGGGTGCTGGTGTTCTGCAACCGCAAGGACCGGACCCGGAGGCTGATGGAGTCCCTGGAGGAGTACGGTATCAACACCGCCATGCTTTCCGGGGACGTCCCCCAGAAAAAACGGTTGAGCACCCTGGAAGGTTTCCGGGACGGCCGCATCCGGGTTCTGGTGGCCACCGACGTCGCTTCCCGGGGGCTGCACGTCGAGGGGATCAGCCACGTCATCAACTTCAACCTGCCCATGGACGCGGAGGACTACGTTCACCGCATCGGCCGCACCGGCCGGGCGGGGGAGGAAGGCATTTCGGTCAGTTTCGCCTGCGACGAGGACGCGTTTCAGATCCCCGACATCGAAAAGTACATCGGCGAAAACCTGGTCTGCCGGGAGCCGGAAGAAGAACTGCTCAAGCCCCTGCCTCCCCCCGTCCGCCCCCGCCGCCGGACTTCTTCCCCGGGCCCGGGGGGCCGTCCCCGCCGCTCCGGCGGCCCGCGATCCCGCCGCCGCTGA